A single window of Nicotiana sylvestris chromosome 3, ASM39365v2, whole genome shotgun sequence DNA harbors:
- the LOC138887508 gene encoding uncharacterized protein has translation MGTSEAAKGKIKKGKVAADPPVAKKPKSREPQAIAGTSTSASGASLDSEDDDDDDDDEGECRLAWRMRSGMGTSQVPRTESAKSGTADSGRSRGSKTLEDGVNMVPDPMTGFGVVYARGTVVANGFSLGPQFSSGELKDAQDANTAKNGGPLKGGGALGNILDDVRENVDLDAPRFVKAMERFMQQCKEMYDHALSRLNKEFLCHEKELERLTLGLRESKAYSARKEKESGELRAALERALREKAALAEQRDSLIGQKETEILELKELNGMATSEMASTHDLLQNAREEVVALTSLKSEIEGKAQVDAQVAAKGSALAKASTFEMQIRTARANGSARANMIARLESELSKAKAKVVNARAEAVMSSTRVDQKAVAYSKSAATARAELRGTLGRASSSKEYVKCKSWKEILEKIHARGFDLSEDIEQAKAEEYDAKFFLSDAKDGEDRGVGP, from the exons ATGGGGACTTCGGAGGCCGCCAAGGGCAAGATAAAGAAAGGTAAGGTGGCTGCTGATCCTCCTGTGGCAAAGAAACCTAAGTCACGTGAGCCTCAAGCCATTGCTGGGACCTCAACTTCAGCTTCCGGAGCAAGCCTCGAcagtgaggatgatgatgatgatgatgatgatgagggtGAGTGCCGGTTGGCATGGAGGATGAGGTCAGGCATGGGAACCTCGCAGGTGCCTCGAACGGAGTCTGCTAAATCGGGAACGGCCGACTCAGGTCGGTCCCGTGGATCGAAGACCCTCGAGGATGGTGTTAATATGGTCCCGGATCCCATGACCGGATTTGGTGTAGTTTACGCTAGGGGGACCGTTGTTGCTAATGGTTTCAGTTTGGGCCCTCAGTTCTCGTCAGGGGAGTTAAAGGATGCTCAGGATGCGAATACCGCCAAAAATGGGGGTCCTCTCAAGGGGGGAGGCGCACTTGGAAACATTCTTGATGATGTAAGAGAGAATGTCGATCTTGACGCTCCTCGCTTTGTCAAGGCGATGGAGAGGTTCATGCAGCAG TGtaaggagatgtatgatcatgccctcTCCAGGCTTAATAAGGAGTTTTTATGCCATGAAAAGGAGCTTGAGAGGCTGACCTTGGGATTGCGAGAGTCGAAGGCTTACTCTGCTCGAAAGGAGAAAGAGTCAGGCGAGCTCCGGGCTGCTTTAGAGAGAGCACTCCGAGAGAAGGCTGCTCTTGCTGAGCAA AGGGATTCGTTGATAGGGCAAAAGGAAACGGAGATCCTCGAACTGAAGGAATTAAACGGGATGGCGACCTCAGAGATGGCATCGACCCATGATCTTCTTCAAAATGCTCGAGAGGAGGTTGTTGCACTGACTTCGTTGAAGTCTGAGATCGAAGGAAAG GCCCAAgtagatgcccaagttgcggccaaggggagtgctttggctaaagcttcCACCTTTGAGATGCAAATCCGGACTGCTCGTGCAAATGGTTCAGCGAGAGCGAACATGATCGCAAGGCTCGAGTCCGAGCTTTCGAAGGCGAAGGCTAAGGTGGTCAATGCCCGGGCTGAGGCTGTGATGAGCAGCACTAGGGTAGACCAGAAAGCGGTGGCCTATTCGAAGAGCGCTGCCACTGCTAGAGCTGAGCTGAGGGGAACCCTTGGTCGTGCAAGCAGCAGTAAAGAGTACGTGAAGTGCAAATCTTGGAAGGAAATTCTCGAGAAAATTCACGCTAGGGGTTTTGATCTTTCGGAAGATATTGAGCAAGCCAAGGCGGAGGAATATGACGCCAAGTTCTTTCTGTCCGATGCTAAAGATGGCGAGGATAGGGGCGTCGGGCCATAG